The following proteins come from a genomic window of Candidatus Bathyarchaeia archaeon:
- the rfbD gene encoding dTDP-4-dehydrorhamnose reductase encodes MKIAIIGATGQLGTDLVKTLNDKHQITSLTHQNLEVTDHNSCQILKEHQPDIIINTAAFHKTDQCEEEPLKTFSVNAIGARNIATISKELNATTIFISTDYVFDGSKNQPYTEDDTPNPINTYGISKLAGELYTKQNPKYYVIRVASLFGAAGASGKGGNFVETMISKAKQNETISVVDDMWMSPTYTKDAAETIRKIIENRLPFETYHATNQGYCTWFEFATEIFKATGQKPTLTPSKTNQLQAKAQRPRFSALKSIPLQENGITMREWRTALRDYLIEKGHIQH; translated from the coding sequence ATGAAGATAGCCATAATCGGCGCAACAGGACAACTCGGCACAGACCTCGTCAAGACGCTCAACGATAAACATCAAATCACAAGCCTAACACACCAAAACCTAGAAGTCACAGACCACAACAGCTGCCAAATTCTAAAGGAACACCAACCAGACATCATAATAAACACCGCAGCATTCCACAAAACAGATCAATGCGAAGAAGAACCCCTAAAAACATTCTCGGTAAACGCCATAGGCGCCAGAAACATAGCAACAATATCCAAAGAACTCAACGCCACAACCATCTTCATCAGCACAGACTACGTCTTTGACGGCTCCAAAAACCAGCCCTACACAGAAGACGACACGCCAAACCCAATCAACACGTACGGAATCTCGAAACTAGCAGGCGAACTCTACACAAAGCAAAACCCCAAGTACTATGTCATCCGAGTTGCGAGCCTGTTCGGAGCCGCAGGAGCAAGCGGAAAAGGAGGAAACTTCGTCGAAACAATGATATCAAAAGCCAAACAAAACGAAACCATAAGCGTAGTGGACGACATGTGGATGAGCCCAACATACACCAAAGACGCAGCCGAAACAATAAGAAAAATAATTGAGAACAGACTGCCATTCGAAACCTACCACGCAACGAACCAAGGATACTGCACATGGTTTGAATTCGCCACAGAAATATTCAAAGCTACCGGCCAAAAACCCACTCTCACGCCTTCAAAAACAAATCAACTACAAGCCAAAGCTCAAAGACCAAGATTCTCAGCTCTGAAAAGCATACCACTGCAAGAAAACGGCATAACGATGAGAGAATGGAGAACAGCCCTCCGAGACTACCTAATCGAGAAAGGACACATACAACATTAG
- the gcvPA gene encoding aminomethyl-transferring glycine dehydrogenase subunit GcvPA encodes MPKTHAHPYIPNTTPETKRGMMQQIGIKAIDELYSDVPQKLRLKRKLNLPKAMSEQEVKKHVEALLSKNTSTRDMPTFLGAGCWPHYVPAAVDNIMQRSELLTSYTPYQPEISQGMLQALFEYQSMICELTAMDAANSSMYDWASALGEAVRMAVRVNNRTEAIVPKLIHPERLATLQTYVEPLKMHIRKAEYNRETGLINIENLKQLVSNKTAAVYIENPSYLGFIESQVNEIAEITHDRRALFIVGVDPTSLGILKPPGDYDADIAIGEGQPLGNHLNYGGPLLGLFACKGETELIRQMPGRVIGMTTTLKGDKTGFCMALQTREQHIRRERATSNICTNEALCAVASTVYLALLGPDGLRELGETIMTRSQYAMHKLNQMAGVKAPLFSSAHFKEFTVNFDKTGKKVHTIHEALLKQHKIHGGKDISKEFPELGQTSLYCITETHSRNEIDRLAKSLKAVLGRKR; translated from the coding sequence TTGCCCAAAACGCACGCTCACCCATACATACCCAACACTACGCCGGAAACCAAACGAGGAATGATGCAGCAAATCGGCATCAAGGCAATAGACGAACTCTACTCTGACGTGCCACAAAAACTCCGCCTAAAACGGAAACTAAACCTGCCCAAAGCCATGTCAGAGCAAGAGGTCAAAAAACACGTTGAGGCTCTTCTAAGCAAGAACACAAGCACACGCGACATGCCCACTTTTCTAGGCGCAGGCTGCTGGCCACACTACGTTCCAGCCGCTGTCGACAACATTATGCAACGAAGCGAACTGCTAACCTCATACACACCCTATCAACCCGAAATCTCACAGGGCATGCTTCAGGCGTTATTCGAGTATCAAAGCATGATATGCGAGTTAACCGCCATGGACGCCGCCAACTCATCCATGTACGACTGGGCCTCAGCCCTAGGCGAAGCAGTCCGCATGGCCGTGCGCGTCAACAACCGCACGGAAGCAATCGTGCCCAAACTCATACACCCAGAAAGACTTGCCACTCTCCAAACTTACGTTGAGCCACTCAAAATGCACATAAGAAAAGCCGAATACAACCGAGAAACCGGCTTGATCAACATTGAAAACCTAAAGCAACTTGTCTCAAACAAAACCGCCGCAGTCTACATAGAGAATCCATCTTACCTAGGATTCATCGAATCTCAAGTCAACGAGATCGCAGAAATAACCCACGACCGTAGAGCATTATTCATCGTGGGCGTCGACCCTACCTCACTCGGAATCCTGAAACCACCAGGCGACTACGACGCCGACATAGCCATAGGCGAAGGACAACCCCTCGGAAACCACCTCAACTACGGCGGACCACTCCTCGGCTTATTCGCCTGCAAAGGCGAAACAGAGCTAATTAGACAGATGCCAGGCCGCGTCATCGGCATGACTACAACGCTCAAGGGAGACAAAACAGGCTTCTGCATGGCCTTGCAGACTCGCGAGCAACATATACGCCGCGAAAGAGCAACGTCGAACATCTGCACAAACGAAGCCCTATGCGCCGTTGCCTCAACCGTGTACCTAGCTCTACTCGGACCAGACGGTCTAAGGGAACTCGGCGAAACCATAATGACCCGCTCACAATACGCAATGCACAAACTAAACCAGATGGCAGGCGTCAAAGCGCCCCTATTCAGCTCAGCACACTTCAAAGAATTCACAGTTAACTTTGACAAAACCGGAAAGAAAGTTCACACCATACATGAGGCACTCTTGAAACAGCATAAGATCCACGGAGGCAAAGACATCTCGAAGGAATTCCCAGAGCTTGGACAAACCTCGCTCTACTGCATCACAGAAACTCACTCCAGAAACGAAATCGACCGCCTAGCAAAAAGCCTGAAAGCTGTCTTAGGGAGGAAGAGGTGA
- a CDS encoding iron-sulfur cluster assembly protein, whose protein sequence is MTELETKVKSEVEKIIDPETGLTFGQMELIQSVKEQEPGVIKIEFVPTSPFCPIAFKFALDIKTTAKTVAGIKKALVYVHGHTMEESINQTVNKAE, encoded by the coding sequence TTGACTGAACTGGAAACCAAAGTCAAAAGCGAAGTTGAAAAAATCATCGACCCCGAAACCGGCTTAACGTTTGGACAGATGGAGCTAATTCAAAGCGTGAAAGAACAGGAGCCAGGCGTGATTAAAATTGAATTTGTACCCACCAGCCCCTTCTGCCCAATTGCCTTCAAATTCGCCTTGGACATTAAGACAACTGCCAAAACGGTGGCGGGCATTAAGAAAGCCCTTGTATATGTGCATGGACATACAATGGAAGAGAGCATCAACCAAACCGTTAACAAAGCTGAATAG
- a CDS encoding DUF424 family protein: protein MAMMLTDVYVNVRRHGNQIILAACDCNLCGKTLRDGKIVFEVREDFYKGMKVTVEEALDLCRQSSIVNMVGKCIVRHAVKAGLVHPDAVLKINGVPHAQIVKI, encoded by the coding sequence ATGGCAATGATGTTGACGGATGTTTACGTGAACGTGCGCAGACACGGCAACCAGATTATTTTAGCCGCTTGTGACTGCAATTTGTGTGGTAAGACGTTGCGTGATGGTAAGATTGTGTTTGAGGTTCGTGAGGATTTCTATAAGGGTATGAAGGTGACGGTTGAGGAAGCCCTTGATTTGTGCAGGCAGTCATCTATTGTGAACATGGTTGGCAAATGTATAGTGCGCCACGCTGTTAAAGCTGGGTTGGTGCATCCTGATGCCGTTCTGAAGATAAATGGGGTGCCGCACGCGCAAATAGTCAAAATATAG
- a CDS encoding PadR family transcriptional regulator produces the protein MSLLISILISEVISILFPFRHWMRHMAMVPKGFLRYQVLKLLDEKPMSGSELMAEIEKQTEGRWRPSPGSIYPLLSWLQDKGYIKEADGQEAGVKRYALSDSGKALLVEHGKRQVEMRKRFPHFGPGPGFMGPMWFEFYPERAKELRRATKDLAMAIWKLRDKIREEYSEKAVQDAAKALEETAKKIEEIAGKLRGE, from the coding sequence ATGTCATTGTTGATATCGATATTGATATCGGAGGTGATATCGATATTGTTTCCATTCAGGCATTGGATGAGACACATGGCGATGGTCCCTAAAGGCTTCTTACGCTATCAAGTCTTGAAGTTGCTTGATGAAAAACCTATGTCGGGTTCAGAGTTGATGGCTGAAATCGAAAAGCAGACCGAAGGTCGTTGGCGACCAAGCCCTGGCTCCATCTACCCACTACTCTCGTGGCTACAAGATAAAGGCTACATCAAAGAAGCTGACGGTCAGGAAGCAGGAGTAAAGCGTTACGCACTTTCAGATTCAGGGAAAGCTTTGCTCGTCGAACATGGCAAAAGGCAAGTAGAAATGCGCAAGCGGTTCCCGCACTTTGGTCCTGGTCCGGGCTTCATGGGGCCAATGTGGTTTGAGTTCTATCCTGAGAGGGCTAAGGAGCTGCGCCGAGCCACCAAAGACTTGGCCATGGCCATTTGGAAGCTCCGCGATAAGATTAGAGAAGAGTACTCTGAAAAAGCTGTTCAAGATGCCGCGAAAGCTTTAGAAGAGACCGCCAAAAAGATTGAGGAAATAGCAGGGAAGCTTAGAGGCGAGTAG
- a CDS encoding dTDP-4-dehydrorhamnose 3,5-epimerase family protein, which produces MQDGIRIFELKKFPDERGFFSEILRQDWKDLLENDWITQANLSYSYPEMIRAWHRHLKGQIDYFVVAKGTVKICAYEDKTQKLDEIIASEHKLQAIRIPGHYWHGTQTVGNEPSITIYFVTKLYNYTQPDEERRPWNDPTIVPKEINGKKDDPRTNKPWDWFYPPHK; this is translated from the coding sequence ATGCAAGACGGAATAAGAATATTCGAGCTTAAGAAATTCCCCGATGAAAGAGGATTCTTCTCAGAAATTCTGCGACAAGACTGGAAAGACCTACTCGAAAACGACTGGATAACCCAAGCAAACCTATCCTACAGTTACCCAGAAATGATAAGAGCATGGCACCGACACCTAAAAGGACAAATAGACTACTTCGTAGTAGCCAAAGGCACAGTAAAAATCTGCGCCTACGAAGACAAAACACAAAAACTCGATGAAATAATAGCCAGCGAACACAAACTCCAAGCAATAAGAATCCCTGGACACTACTGGCACGGAACTCAAACCGTTGGAAACGAACCCTCAATCACAATATACTTCGTCACAAAACTATACAACTACACACAACCAGACGAAGAAAGAAGACCATGGAACGACCCAACAATAGTTCCAAAAGAAATAAACGGCAAAAAAGACGACCCACGCACAAACAAGCCCTGGGACTGGTTCTACCCACCTCACAAATAA
- a CDS encoding AN1-type zinc finger domain-containing protein encodes MKDYLKCQRCGKEEVLPFKCPFCSGLFCGEHRLPENHNCSEIWRAKTPKEEAPPSYEFKVTYQSRRGALRFRFSPTEIRDLALSALLVSGVGLSFLGLSLVDSPPHIVAVLVAVFTGSFLVHEMAHKFVAQRYGLWAEFRLTLFGALLTLISIVLPFKFISPGAVMIAGSAGKDTIGKTAVSGSVTNLTICAVSFAFTFIIPWSNPFFEVALFSAAFNAFIAALNLLPFGMLDGWKVFQWSRLIWVLAFLSAVALLAEILWLYSDFIRF; translated from the coding sequence TTGAAGGATTATTTGAAGTGTCAGCGGTGCGGCAAGGAAGAGGTTTTACCCTTCAAATGCCCTTTCTGTAGTGGGCTTTTCTGCGGTGAGCATCGCTTACCAGAAAACCATAATTGCTCGGAGATTTGGAGGGCGAAAACGCCGAAGGAGGAGGCACCGCCGTCATATGAGTTTAAGGTTACGTACCAGTCTCGGCGAGGCGCGCTGAGGTTTAGGTTTAGCCCAACTGAGATTAGAGACTTGGCGCTGAGTGCGTTGTTGGTTTCTGGTGTGGGGCTTTCGTTTTTGGGGTTGAGTCTTGTGGATAGTCCACCACACATTGTGGCAGTATTGGTGGCTGTTTTCACTGGCTCCTTTCTTGTACATGAGATGGCGCACAAGTTTGTTGCTCAACGTTACGGGTTGTGGGCTGAGTTTCGCTTGACGCTTTTTGGAGCGCTTCTAACTTTGATATCGATTGTTTTGCCTTTCAAATTCATCTCTCCAGGAGCAGTAATGATTGCTGGATCTGCTGGTAAAGATACAATTGGGAAAACCGCAGTTTCCGGGTCCGTCACAAATCTGACAATATGCGCTGTCTCTTTCGCGTTTACTTTCATAATCCCTTGGAGCAATCCCTTCTTTGAAGTGGCATTGTTCTCCGCGGCTTTCAACGCCTTCATTGCTGCTTTGAACCTGCTTCCGTTTGGGATGCTTGATGGATGGAAGGTTTTTCAATGGAGCAGACTTATCTGGGTCTTGGCTTTTCTTTCCGCGGTTGCTTTGCTGGCTGAAATCTTATGGTTGTATTCTGATTTTATCCGGTTCTGA
- the rpsJ gene encoding 30S ribosomal protein S10 → MARKARIRLTSTDFKKLEEVCMELKAIADKTGVKMVGPVPLPTKHLRVPVLKTPCGEGTQTWDKWEMRIHKRLIDIDSEERVMRRIMRIRVPEEVFVSIELL, encoded by the coding sequence ATGGCTAGAAAAGCACGGATTCGCTTAACAAGCACTGACTTCAAGAAGTTAGAAGAGGTGTGCATGGAACTGAAGGCCATCGCCGATAAAACAGGCGTCAAAATGGTTGGACCCGTACCACTACCAACCAAACACTTGCGTGTGCCCGTTTTGAAAACACCTTGCGGTGAAGGCACACAAACATGGGACAAATGGGAAATGCGAATTCACAAACGCCTCATCGACATAGATTCTGAAGAACGAGTCATGCGCCGCATCATGCGCATCCGCGTACCCGAAGAAGTTTTCGTAAGCATCGAGCTACTGTAA
- a CDS encoding translation initiation factor IF-2 subunit beta — protein MQSDYRELLKRAHSQLPREIFEHKRFEVPRVRSGNIGMRTYIVNFREIAEAMNRDPLHLLRYLSREMATAGSMDSARAIFHGKFKNDSLESLVQHYAQAYLICPVCKRPDTKIVKEKRFSFLACEACGAKSSVRTI, from the coding sequence ATGCAAAGCGATTATAGGGAGCTGCTTAAACGTGCGCATAGTCAGTTGCCGCGTGAGATTTTTGAGCATAAGCGGTTTGAGGTTCCTAGGGTGAGAAGTGGGAATATTGGTATGCGCACTTACATTGTTAATTTCAGGGAGATTGCTGAGGCGATGAATCGTGATCCTCTGCACTTACTGCGTTATTTGTCTCGGGAGATGGCTACTGCGGGTTCTATGGATAGTGCTCGCGCGATTTTTCATGGGAAGTTTAAGAATGACAGTTTGGAGAGTTTGGTTCAGCATTATGCGCAGGCGTATTTGATCTGTCCTGTGTGTAAGCGTCCGGACACGAAGATTGTTAAGGAGAAGCGTTTTTCGTTTTTAGCCTGTGAGGCGTGTGGAGCAAAATCAAGCGTTAGAACCATTTAG
- a CDS encoding glucose-1-phosphate thymidylyltransferase: MKGVILHGGHGTRLRPLTHTGPKQLIPVANKPISQHVLESLREAGIVDIAIVLGDVYSEMVKEYYGDGSRFGVKITYVYQGKPLGIAHAVGCCRAFVGDDPFVVHLGDDLIKGGVSKYVEEFKNSSYDGMVLLCRVDEPHRFGVAEFDGGGNLVRLVEKPKEPLSDYALSGVYFFRPAFFQMIEKLKPSWRGELEITDAIQLLLDSTGNVGHRFVEGWWKDTGTPENILESNRLILDELKCEILGIVENDASIQGRVYVGKGSVIKHGAIVRGPASIGMDSIVEGGVYVGPYTSIGNNVVIKRGEIENSIIMDDCVVEVDDRITDSLVGPHSEILKNQTHKPKGYRFVIGERSKITI; the protein is encoded by the coding sequence TTGAAGGGTGTTATTTTGCACGGTGGGCATGGGACTAGGCTTAGACCTTTAACTCACACTGGGCCTAAGCAGTTGATTCCTGTGGCGAATAAGCCGATTTCTCAGCATGTGCTGGAGAGTTTGCGGGAAGCTGGGATAGTTGATATCGCGATTGTGCTTGGTGATGTTTATTCTGAGATGGTTAAGGAGTATTATGGGGATGGAAGTAGGTTCGGTGTTAAGATAACTTATGTTTATCAGGGTAAGCCTCTAGGGATTGCCCATGCTGTGGGTTGTTGCCGGGCTTTTGTGGGTGACGATCCCTTTGTTGTCCATCTTGGTGATGACTTGATTAAGGGAGGGGTTTCGAAGTATGTTGAGGAGTTTAAGAATTCTTCTTATGACGGGATGGTTCTTCTGTGCAGAGTTGATGAGCCGCACCGCTTCGGTGTAGCCGAGTTCGACGGCGGTGGGAATCTTGTTAGGTTGGTTGAGAAGCCGAAGGAGCCATTGAGCGACTATGCTCTGAGTGGGGTTTACTTTTTTAGACCAGCGTTTTTTCAAATGATTGAGAAGTTGAAGCCTTCGTGGAGAGGCGAGTTGGAGATTACGGATGCGATTCAACTTTTGCTGGATAGCACGGGAAATGTAGGTCACAGGTTTGTTGAGGGCTGGTGGAAGGACACTGGGACTCCTGAGAACATTTTAGAGTCGAATAGACTGATTCTGGACGAGCTGAAGTGTGAGATCTTGGGCATTGTGGAGAATGATGCGTCAATTCAGGGCAGAGTGTATGTTGGCAAGGGCTCGGTGATCAAGCATGGAGCAATTGTCAGAGGACCTGCTTCAATTGGGATGGATTCAATCGTTGAAGGAGGCGTGTATGTGGGTCCTTATACGAGCATAGGTAACAATGTGGTCATCAAGCGGGGAGAGATTGAGAATTCAATTATCATGGACGATTGCGTTGTCGAGGTTGATGATAGGATTACGGACAGTCTTGTTGGCCCACATTCGGAGATTCTTAAGAATCAGACTCACAAGCCAAAGGGTTACAGGTTTGTGATCGGTGAACGATCGAAGATCACGATATAG
- a CDS encoding SDR family oxidoreductase gives MKILITGGAGYIGSILCKLLLEKGYNITCLDRLFFGYDPINDIVDKITLIKDDIRWFKPETLKGIDAVLDLASLSNDPTGELDPQKTLEINHKGRVRVAQLSKKHGVRTYILASTCSIYGFQEDLITEESAPNPLTTYAKANLMAEKEILPLADRDFTVTALRQATVYGASGRMRFDLAINGMVLGFFKNGKIPIMRDGKQWRPFIHVKDTSNAFIKALESDPELVNGQIFNTGSNEQNIQIFDLAKLVAEAINMPFNYEWYGSPDNRSYKVSYNKIQKTLNFKPNHTLNQGAKEVFDALKEGKLNPDDPKTITVKWYKHLLEMHAFLKNTEINGALL, from the coding sequence ATGAAAATTCTAATAACAGGCGGAGCCGGCTACATAGGCTCAATTCTATGCAAGCTCCTACTAGAAAAAGGCTACAACATAACATGTCTCGACAGGCTCTTCTTCGGCTACGACCCAATCAATGACATAGTCGACAAAATAACTCTGATAAAAGACGACATAAGATGGTTCAAACCTGAAACTCTAAAAGGAATTGACGCAGTACTCGACCTAGCCTCACTCTCAAACGATCCCACCGGTGAACTAGACCCACAAAAAACCCTAGAAATAAACCACAAAGGAAGAGTCAGAGTCGCCCAACTCTCTAAGAAACACGGCGTTCGCACGTACATCTTAGCCAGCACCTGCAGCATTTACGGATTTCAAGAAGATCTCATCACAGAAGAATCCGCACCCAACCCACTAACAACATACGCAAAAGCCAACCTAATGGCTGAAAAAGAAATCCTGCCCTTAGCAGACAGAGACTTCACAGTAACTGCCCTACGACAAGCCACAGTATACGGAGCATCCGGAAGAATGAGATTCGACCTCGCAATCAACGGCATGGTCTTAGGCTTCTTCAAAAACGGCAAAATCCCAATAATGAGAGACGGAAAACAATGGCGCCCCTTCATACACGTAAAAGACACATCCAACGCCTTCATAAAAGCCCTAGAATCAGACCCAGAACTAGTCAACGGCCAAATCTTCAACACAGGCAGCAACGAACAAAATATCCAAATCTTTGACCTAGCCAAACTCGTAGCAGAAGCCATCAACATGCCCTTCAACTACGAATGGTACGGCTCACCGGACAACAGAAGCTACAAAGTAAGCTACAACAAAATCCAAAAAACACTAAACTTCAAACCAAACCACACCCTAAACCAAGGAGCAAAAGAAGTATTCGACGCACTCAAAGAAGGAAAACTAAACCCAGACGACCCAAAAACAATAACGGTCAAATGGTACAAACACCTGCTGGAAATGCACGCTTTCCTGAAGAACACCGAAATCAACGGAGCACTTCTATGA
- a CDS encoding DUF3786 domain-containing protein: MGADIWTWEKCKNKLKTLRGRLGFPDSTNLHFLKLALSLETGEMQDEMRNQPYPEAKPTIYCILSGYADAKPTPETKQLISYSQVPGGVGYNAAFIRRAVQPLERIFGSNVQRLWTAAQLFDAEKLDYGDCSAKIHALPLVPLVVILRAASPEFSASANMLFDSTISNYLSTEQVAMLSQLTALRLARANEAIT, from the coding sequence ATGGGCGCCGACATTTGGACATGGGAAAAATGCAAGAACAAACTCAAAACGCTACGAGGCAGACTAGGCTTCCCAGACTCAACAAACCTGCATTTTCTGAAACTGGCGCTATCACTCGAAACTGGAGAAATGCAGGACGAAATGAGAAACCAGCCATACCCCGAAGCAAAACCAACAATCTATTGCATACTCTCAGGATACGCCGACGCCAAACCAACCCCAGAAACCAAGCAGCTGATCTCTTATTCTCAAGTGCCCGGAGGCGTAGGCTACAATGCAGCTTTCATCCGCCGCGCCGTGCAGCCACTGGAACGCATCTTCGGATCAAACGTCCAGCGCTTATGGACTGCCGCGCAGCTCTTTGACGCCGAGAAACTAGACTACGGCGACTGCTCAGCGAAAATCCACGCTCTACCACTTGTGCCTCTCGTTGTCATCTTGCGCGCCGCGTCACCAGAGTTCTCAGCCTCAGCCAACATGCTCTTCGACTCCACCATCAGCAACTACCTCTCAACAGAACAGGTCGCCATGCTCAGCCAACTCACAGCGCTCCGATTAGCCCGCGCCAATGAAGCGATAACTTAA
- a CDS encoding ubiquitin-like small modifier protein 1 produces the protein MTVKVSVKFFTTLREIVGKKEEQIEFSKPINVNAVLKQLSKKYGKDFDDYMFDELGDVRGHLQVLVNGQSVTTMNDLRTQLNNGDQVAILPPVGGG, from the coding sequence TTGACCGTTAAAGTAAGTGTTAAGTTTTTCACCACGCTGCGGGAGATCGTTGGAAAGAAAGAGGAACAGATCGAGTTTTCCAAGCCCATCAACGTGAACGCTGTGCTGAAGCAGTTGTCTAAGAAGTATGGAAAGGACTTTGACGACTACATGTTTGACGAGTTAGGCGACGTGCGAGGGCACTTACAGGTCTTGGTTAACGGACAAAGCGTCACAACCATGAATGACCTGAGAACACAATTGAACAATGGCGATCAAGTGGCTATTCTGCCGCCGGTTGGCGGAGGCTGA
- the gcvPB gene encoding aminomethyl-transferring glycine dehydrogenase subunit GcvPB, which produces MYRQAQWNEPVIFKLGGKGRRGCTLPTVDDDVGKLVGNVADTLPKSIRRSQRPRLPELSEVEVVRHFTRLSQMNYGVDSGFYPLGSCTMKYNPKINDLLAGATGLSELHPDQSEETVQGILEILYTLSQWLAEITGTDEVCLQPSAGAHGELLGALLMRACHKRNGDSDKRTELIVPDSAHGTNPASGTMAGFKIVVVPSNSNGTVDLKALKAAVSEKTAGLMLTNPNTLGIFEEDIAEIADIIHEAGGLLYYDGANLNAIMGKTRPGDMGYDVVHINIHKTFGTPHGGGGPGAGPIGVCKELAKFLPVPQIAYDTKRKRYHLDYNRPESVGKVRGFYGSVAVLLRAFAYILSMGAEGLEEAAEISVLNANYLVKKLSEIRGFELPYAKGRPRKHECVFSVKPMSKETGVRAADVAKRLLDYGLHSPTTYFPLVVEEALMIEPTESIEKEELDRFVEALRQISDEAYSDPNLVKNAPYNAAITRLDEVKASHPKTMALSWRMHQNRNVIKAAASKV; this is translated from the coding sequence TTGTACAGACAAGCGCAGTGGAACGAGCCAGTCATCTTCAAGCTTGGGGGCAAAGGCAGACGAGGATGCACTCTGCCCACCGTTGATGATGATGTGGGCAAGCTCGTTGGCAACGTTGCAGACACATTGCCCAAATCCATTAGGCGTAGTCAACGGCCCCGGTTGCCCGAGCTTTCAGAGGTTGAGGTGGTGCGCCACTTCACTAGGCTTTCACAGATGAACTATGGCGTTGATTCAGGCTTCTATCCTTTGGGCAGTTGCACGATGAAATACAACCCAAAAATCAACGACTTGTTGGCTGGAGCCACTGGCTTAAGCGAGCTTCACCCGGATCAAAGTGAAGAGACTGTTCAGGGCATACTGGAAATCCTGTACACGCTTTCTCAGTGGCTTGCCGAAATCACGGGCACCGACGAAGTTTGCCTTCAACCGTCAGCTGGCGCACACGGCGAATTGCTCGGCGCCTTGCTCATGCGAGCTTGCCACAAACGGAACGGTGACTCTGACAAGCGAACTGAACTGATCGTGCCAGATTCAGCTCATGGCACTAATCCTGCGAGCGGAACCATGGCTGGCTTCAAAATCGTCGTCGTGCCCTCTAATTCGAATGGTACAGTGGATTTGAAGGCTTTGAAAGCAGCAGTTTCAGAAAAAACCGCTGGCTTGATGCTCACAAATCCGAATACGCTGGGAATCTTTGAGGAAGACATCGCTGAAATCGCTGATATCATTCATGAGGCTGGTGGCTTGCTCTATTATGACGGTGCCAACCTCAACGCAATCATGGGTAAGACGCGTCCAGGTGACATGGGCTACGACGTAGTGCACATTAACATACACAAGACCTTTGGGACACCTCACGGCGGAGGCGGACCAGGCGCGGGTCCAATAGGCGTTTGCAAGGAGTTAGCCAAGTTCTTGCCTGTGCCTCAAATCGCCTATGATACGAAGCGCAAGCGTTACCACTTGGATTACAACCGACCTGAGAGTGTGGGCAAGGTTCGAGGTTTCTATGGCAGTGTGGCAGTCTTGCTGCGCGCTTTCGCTTACATTTTGAGCATGGGAGCTGAAGGCTTGGAGGAAGCGGCTGAGATTTCGGTGTTGAACGCCAACTACTTGGTTAAGAAGCTAAGCGAGATTCGAGGCTTTGAGCTACCTTATGCGAAAGGTCGTCCACGAAAGCATGAATGCGTTTTCAGCGTGAAGCCTATGAGCAAAGAGACGGGTGTACGAGCTGCGGATGTGGCCAAAAGACTACTCGACTATGGCTTGCATTCGCCTACCACGTATTTTCCGTTAGTTGTAGAGGAGGCGTTGATGATTGAGCCAACTGAATCCATTGAAAAGGAAGAGTTGGACCGCTTCGTTGAGGCTTTGAGGCAGATTTCTGACGAAGCCTATTCTGATCCCAACTTGGTTAAGAATGCACCCTACAACGCGGCTATAACTCGGCTGGACGAGGTTAAGGCTTCGCATCCGAAAACCATGGCTTTGAGCTGGCGTATGCATCAAAATCGCAATGTTATTAAAGCCGCCGCCTCTAAGGTTTAG